A window of Myxococcales bacterium contains these coding sequences:
- a CDS encoding S1 RNA-binding domain-containing protein, with amino-acid sequence MSTPETPETPNTSPEAVSVDAPKAPEASASNEAPSAVSSEAPTTPLGAAPEGAGDDDGAEGEGEGATAEASGTEGGEKKKRRRRRRKKKPGARPEGEAGVSAEGAEGEGQPVEGASAEGAEGEKAARPAKPKKAPKPEKERPAFALGDVVFGKVLEITEDVLFVDLSGKGTALFDLRELLISEEDAKADLAADDDDDAKDTSAAPAGEPVPVTEVSPGSPATESAEAPAEGVEAAAEAPVAAEAPAAAEAPAAAAAEAPAKKTEEAAVQLPRVILEPGAPFVGVVHNDGGRGGLVVLTHHPKRLRRAKPLVAAAFRDKTMVFGIVTGVIKGGVEVDVDGLRAFAPGSHMDLRLGADLHPLVGKRLGFAVTQYGKRGRDVVLSRRAMLESESKERREEALKSIEIGKTVDGVVRTVVSFGAFVDIGGVEGLVPLSEMSHNRADQPKDVFKVGETVKVKILRVDEKQKIWLSRRATIDDPWAAVAEKFAVGTRHTGKVARLKPFGAFIELEPGVDGLIQVGDLSVKRINHPNEVLKEGDAIEVVVAHVEPGSHRIALHPAPSGDAAGEAPQKIAPHRTVKVQIVAAEAAGLTVRVLGATGRHARGFITAGATGTPRGTDLRKEFPVGKELDAKIVEIDPKRGELKLSIRAMNEDTERNAYQQYRAQVKREAKFGTLADLLQKRNIVPQK; translated from the coding sequence ATGAGCACACCGGAGACTCCCGAAACCCCGAACACCTCCCCCGAAGCCGTCTCGGTCGACGCGCCGAAAGCCCCCGAGGCCTCCGCGTCGAACGAAGCGCCATCGGCCGTCTCGTCCGAGGCGCCTACCACGCCGCTCGGTGCCGCGCCCGAAGGGGCCGGCGACGACGACGGCGCAGAGGGCGAAGGTGAGGGCGCGACCGCAGAAGCCTCCGGGACCGAGGGTGGCGAGAAAAAGAAGCGTCGTCGTCGTCGCCGCAAGAAGAAGCCCGGCGCGCGCCCCGAGGGCGAAGCCGGCGTGTCGGCCGAAGGTGCCGAGGGCGAAGGCCAGCCCGTCGAGGGCGCGTCGGCCGAAGGCGCCGAAGGTGAGAAGGCCGCTCGTCCGGCCAAGCCCAAGAAGGCCCCGAAGCCCGAGAAGGAGCGCCCCGCGTTCGCCCTCGGTGACGTGGTGTTCGGCAAGGTGCTCGAGATCACCGAAGATGTGCTCTTCGTCGACCTCTCGGGCAAGGGCACGGCCCTCTTCGATCTTCGCGAGCTCCTCATCTCCGAGGAAGACGCCAAGGCCGATCTCGCGGCCGACGACGACGACGACGCCAAGGACACGAGCGCCGCGCCTGCGGGCGAGCCCGTGCCCGTGACCGAGGTCTCCCCCGGCTCTCCCGCGACCGAATCCGCCGAGGCTCCGGCCGAAGGCGTGGAGGCCGCGGCCGAGGCTCCCGTGGCCGCCGAGGCTCCTGCGGCCGCTGAGGCTCCCGCTGCCGCTGCCGCCGAAGCTCCGGCGAAGAAGACCGAAGAAGCGGCCGTGCAGCTCCCGCGGGTCATCCTCGAACCGGGCGCTCCGTTCGTCGGCGTCGTGCACAACGACGGCGGCCGCGGCGGCTTGGTCGTGCTCACGCACCACCCGAAGCGTCTTCGCCGCGCGAAGCCCCTCGTCGCCGCTGCGTTCCGCGACAAGACCATGGTCTTCGGGATCGTGACGGGCGTCATCAAGGGCGGCGTCGAGGTCGACGTCGACGGCCTCCGCGCGTTCGCCCCGGGCTCGCACATGGACCTGCGCCTCGGCGCCGACCTCCACCCGCTCGTCGGAAAGCGGCTCGGCTTCGCCGTGACCCAGTACGGCAAGCGCGGCCGCGACGTCGTGCTGTCGCGTCGGGCCATGCTCGAGAGCGAGTCGAAGGAGCGGCGCGAAGAGGCGCTCAAGTCGATCGAGATCGGAAAGACGGTCGACGGCGTGGTCCGCACGGTGGTGTCGTTCGGCGCCTTCGTCGACATCGGCGGCGTCGAGGGCCTCGTCCCGCTCAGCGAGATGAGCCACAACCGCGCCGATCAGCCGAAGGACGTCTTCAAGGTCGGCGAGACCGTGAAGGTGAAGATCCTCCGCGTCGACGAGAAGCAGAAGATTTGGCTCTCCCGTCGCGCGACGATCGACGACCCGTGGGCCGCCGTGGCCGAGAAGTTCGCGGTCGGCACGAGGCACACCGGCAAGGTCGCGCGCCTCAAGCCTTTCGGCGCCTTCATCGAGCTCGAGCCCGGGGTCGACGGCCTCATCCAGGTCGGCGATCTCTCGGTGAAGCGCATCAACCACCCGAACGAGGTGCTCAAAGAGGGCGACGCGATCGAGGTGGTCGTCGCTCACGTCGAGCCCGGCTCGCACCGCATCGCGCTCCACCCGGCCCCCTCGGGAGACGCGGCGGGCGAGGCGCCTCAGAAGATCGCGCCGCATCGCACCGTCAAGGTCCAGATCGTGGCGGCCGAAGCGGCGGGGCTCACCGTGCGTGTTCTCGGCGCCACCGGGCGGCACGCGCGCGGCTTCATCACGGCCGGCGCGACGGGCACCCCCCGCGGCACCGACCTCCGCAAGGAGTTCCCCGTGGGCAAGGAGCTCGACGCCAAGATCGTCGAGATCGACCCGAAGCGCGGTGAGCTCAAGCTCTCGATTCGCGCCATGAACGAGGACACCGAGCGCAACGCGTACCAGCAGTACCGCGCGCAGGTGAAGCGCGAGGCGAAGTTCGGCACCCTCGCCGATCTCCTCCAGAAGCGGAACATCGTGCCCCAGAAATAG
- a CDS encoding 1-acyl-sn-glycerol-3-phosphate acyltransferase: MRDSAAPIFRFNEARSSIVEEVVSRVGASTKDPLYTLSDAAYLEVRRLASSGGAELAEWRHLASSLGRMSEAELRETVSKYAKVYAWDVAGNFDPRVYQFASRAMAPLLGALMSPRSMMKNLPQSLDLTALDGRIVVQGPREHVRRLAEIGTVVYVPTHLSNLDSVVFGFALERSGLPPATYGAGKNLFTNPVLSYFMHNLGAYRVDRRLRHALYKDVLKAYSCVLIERGYHSLFFPGGTRSRSGGVERKLKLGLAGTGLEAFARTVEAGRPRKVFFVPATINYLLTLEAETLIDDFLQEEGKARYIIEDDESTRVGRVAAFSQKFLGLDGACVVRFGEPLDCFGNLVDEEGRSHDARGRHVDAESLLQRKDGSRGRDAKRDVEYTRELGEAIVRGFKKETVVMATHVVAAAAFGSLRRHVGKGDLFAMLRSKDDVRMPRAELANEVARVLAEVRELESKNKIVAAPGLRNRDADGVLEDALRAFAGYHVEEVLSPRGESLVLHDTRLLFYYQNRLAFHGLAYDALAK, translated from the coding sequence GTGCGCGACAGCGCCGCCCCCATTTTCCGCTTCAACGAGGCGCGGAGCAGCATCGTCGAGGAGGTCGTGTCGCGCGTGGGGGCGTCCACCAAGGACCCGCTCTACACGCTGTCGGATGCGGCGTACCTCGAGGTTCGGAGGCTCGCCTCGTCGGGGGGGGCGGAGCTCGCGGAGTGGCGTCACCTCGCCTCGTCGCTCGGGCGCATGTCCGAGGCCGAGCTCCGGGAGACCGTGTCGAAGTACGCGAAGGTGTACGCCTGGGACGTGGCGGGCAACTTCGACCCCCGCGTCTACCAGTTCGCCTCGCGCGCCATGGCTCCCCTCCTCGGGGCGCTCATGTCTCCGCGATCGATGATGAAGAACCTGCCGCAGTCGCTGGATCTCACGGCGCTCGACGGCCGCATCGTCGTGCAAGGGCCGCGCGAGCACGTGCGTCGGCTGGCCGAGATCGGCACCGTGGTCTACGTGCCCACGCACCTCTCGAACCTCGACTCGGTCGTGTTCGGGTTCGCGCTCGAGCGCTCGGGGCTTCCTCCCGCCACCTACGGCGCCGGCAAGAACCTCTTCACGAACCCGGTGCTGAGCTACTTCATGCACAACCTCGGCGCCTACCGCGTCGACCGAAGGCTCCGCCACGCGCTCTACAAGGACGTGCTGAAGGCGTACTCGTGCGTCCTCATCGAGCGCGGGTACCACAGCCTGTTCTTCCCGGGAGGCACGCGGTCTCGCTCCGGCGGGGTCGAGCGAAAGCTGAAGCTCGGTCTCGCGGGTACGGGCCTCGAGGCCTTCGCCCGCACGGTCGAAGCGGGGCGACCCCGCAAGGTGTTCTTCGTCCCGGCCACCATCAACTACCTGCTCACGCTCGAGGCCGAGACCCTCATCGACGACTTCCTCCAGGAAGAAGGCAAGGCCCGCTACATCATCGAGGACGACGAGTCGACGCGGGTGGGGCGTGTCGCCGCCTTCTCGCAGAAGTTCCTTGGGCTCGACGGCGCGTGTGTCGTGCGCTTCGGCGAGCCCCTCGATTGTTTCGGCAACCTCGTCGACGAAGAGGGGCGCTCGCACGACGCGCGCGGCCGGCACGTGGACGCCGAGTCTCTCCTCCAGCGCAAAGACGGCTCGCGCGGCCGCGACGCGAAGCGAGACGTCGAGTACACCCGCGAGCTCGGCGAGGCGATCGTGCGTGGCTTCAAGAAGGAGACCGTGGTGATGGCGACCCACGTCGTCGCGGCCGCGGCCTTCGGGAGCCTACGGCGGCACGTCGGCAAGGGTGATCTCTTCGCCATGCTGCGCTCCAAGGACGACGTGCGCATGCCCCGGGCCGAGCTCGCGAACGAGGTCGCTCGGGTGCTCGCCGAGGTGCGAGAGCTCGAGTCGAAGAACAAGATCGTGGCCGCGCCCGGCCTCCGAAACCGCGACGCCGACGGTGTGCTCGAGGACGCCCTGCGCGCCTTCGCGGGGTACCACGTGGAGGAGGTCCTCTCGCCTCGTGGAGAGTCGCTCGTTCTGCACGATACGCGCCTCTTGTTCTACTACCAGAACCGCCTCGCGTTCCACGGGCTCGCGTACGACGCGCTCGCGAAGTAA
- a CDS encoding cysteine hydrolase yields MSDAPDSDAPDELWAEVSSLLFAARHPRIEGLVLEMQPPPVVDAFHAARETAAAVGLALPPEAPPPALRERILATLAEKRRGPRQALLVLDMLVDHLAPGGALEVPRARDIVPALAKRIDEARASGIPVIYVVDEHSADDPDLAMWGTHNVAGTGGSDVWPAIAPHEGDTVVKKPTYSAFFESSLDSVLEGLAVDTLVLTGCLTEIGIKATAIDALQRGYAIDVPPDAQAGAAEPLEQGTLASLRMMAPYGPARRARLARLGATAPHAP; encoded by the coding sequence ATGAGCGACGCCCCCGATTCCGATGCGCCCGACGAGCTGTGGGCCGAGGTGTCGAGCCTCCTCTTCGCGGCCCGCCACCCGCGGATCGAGGGGCTCGTGCTCGAGATGCAGCCCCCGCCGGTCGTCGACGCCTTCCACGCGGCCCGAGAGACGGCCGCGGCGGTGGGGCTCGCGCTTCCCCCCGAAGCTCCTCCCCCCGCCCTCCGGGAGCGCATTCTCGCCACGTTGGCCGAAAAACGCCGAGGGCCACGCCAGGCGCTCCTCGTGCTCGACATGCTCGTCGATCACCTCGCCCCGGGCGGCGCCCTCGAGGTGCCCCGCGCCCGCGACATCGTGCCCGCCCTCGCGAAGCGCATCGACGAGGCGCGCGCCTCGGGCATCCCCGTCATCTACGTCGTCGACGAGCACTCCGCCGACGATCCCGATCTCGCGATGTGGGGCACCCACAACGTCGCCGGAACGGGCGGGAGCGACGTGTGGCCCGCGATCGCGCCCCACGAAGGGGACACGGTGGTGAAAAAGCCTACCTACAGCGCCTTCTTCGAGTCCTCGCTCGACTCGGTGCTCGAGGGCCTCGCGGTCGACACGCTCGTCCTGACGGGCTGCCTCACCGAGATCGGCATCAAAGCGACGGCGATCGACGCGCTCCAACGGGGCTACGCGATCGACGTCCCCCCCGATGCGCAGGCCGGTGCGGCCGAGCCCCTCGAGCAGGGCACGTTGGCCTCCCTCCGCATGATGGCCCCCTATGGTCCGGCGCGGCGGGCGCGGCTCGCGAGGCTCGGCGCTACGGCTCCGCACGCGCCCTGA
- a CDS encoding zinc-dependent peptidase yields the protein MTRDLSRDELSAIVRAVHLWPVLPEPDRKRLVDDVKVFLAEKTFEGAQDLEITDEIRTTVAAAACLLVVRRPPERADDLYPDLETIVIYPHPFVVTASVRLGAVTLEGTQVRSGESWSRGLVVLAWDEVARDVRVRGSGHNVVLHELSHQLDAEDGDVDGVPLLGSRGAYTRFVSVLDAERAWLEGRLARGLSVDIDAYGAQSPAELFAVTTEAFFERSVPLARRHPELYEALVSAYGIDPAALLEGRQERLGDGDHEA from the coding sequence GTGACGCGAGACCTCTCCCGCGACGAGCTCTCCGCGATCGTGCGGGCCGTGCACCTTTGGCCCGTCCTGCCCGAGCCCGACCGGAAGAGGCTCGTCGACGACGTCAAAGTCTTCCTCGCCGAGAAGACCTTCGAAGGCGCCCAAGACCTCGAAATTACCGATGAAATACGCACGACCGTGGCCGCCGCTGCGTGCCTCTTGGTCGTGCGACGCCCGCCCGAGCGCGCGGACGATCTCTACCCCGATCTCGAGACGATCGTGATCTACCCGCATCCGTTCGTGGTCACGGCGAGCGTGAGGCTCGGAGCCGTGACCCTCGAGGGCACCCAGGTGAGGAGCGGCGAGTCGTGGTCACGGGGGCTCGTCGTGCTCGCGTGGGACGAGGTCGCGCGGGACGTGAGGGTGCGAGGCTCGGGCCACAACGTGGTGCTCCACGAGCTGTCGCACCAGCTCGACGCCGAGGACGGAGACGTCGACGGCGTGCCGCTCCTCGGCTCGCGCGGCGCCTACACGCGCTTCGTGTCCGTGCTCGACGCGGAGCGTGCCTGGCTTGAGGGGAGGCTCGCGCGCGGCCTCTCGGTCGACATCGACGCGTACGGAGCCCAGAGCCCAGCCGAGCTCTTCGCGGTGACGACCGAGGCCTTCTTCGAGCGGAGCGTGCCCCTCGCGCGGCGCCACCCCGAGCTCTACGAGGCGCTCGTGTCCGCCTACGGAATCGACCCCGCGGCGCTCCTCGAGGGGCGTCAGGAGCGGCTCGGCGACGGAGACCACGAAGCGTGA
- a CDS encoding creatininase family protein, translating to MLRAGPVAALVPTGSCEPHGPHLALDTDTRISEEAARRAVAKLAAKGIVAVVAPSVPYGVTDYAGGFAGAIGLSAEVLTSLLADLSGRFLREGFAHVCFVNNHLEPAHDAAVRAAAALHPKGRVSVACPLTRRWGRTLSDEFKRGDCHAGRYETSLVLAAGGEVRASYTSLPTLTVSLADGIREGKSTFREIGMPDAYTGAPSLATADEGHELYEKLSDMVAVEVHEALEGA from the coding sequence ATGCTCCGCGCCGGACCGGTCGCGGCGCTCGTCCCGACGGGGAGCTGCGAGCCGCACGGGCCTCACCTCGCGCTCGACACGGACACGCGCATCTCCGAAGAGGCAGCGCGTCGCGCCGTCGCGAAGCTCGCCGCGAAGGGGATCGTCGCCGTCGTGGCGCCGAGCGTTCCGTACGGCGTGACGGACTACGCCGGTGGCTTCGCGGGGGCGATCGGGCTCTCGGCCGAGGTGCTCACGAGCCTGCTCGCGGATCTCTCCGGGCGTTTTTTGCGCGAGGGTTTCGCGCACGTGTGCTTCGTGAACAACCACCTCGAGCCGGCACACGACGCGGCCGTTCGCGCGGCGGCGGCGCTCCATCCGAAGGGGCGTGTGTCGGTGGCGTGCCCGCTCACGCGGAGGTGGGGGCGTACGCTGTCGGACGAGTTCAAGCGCGGAGACTGCCACGCCGGGCGCTACGAGACGTCCCTCGTGCTCGCCGCGGGGGGCGAGGTGCGTGCATCTTACACGAGCCTCCCCACGTTGACCGTGAGCCTCGCCGACGGCATCCGCGAGGGAAAATCCACGTTCCGCGAGATCGGCATGCCCGACGCCTACACGGGCGCGCCGAGCCTGGCGACGGCCGACGAGGGGCACGAGCTCTACGAGAAGCTCTCCGACATGGTGGCGGTCGAGGTGCACGAGGCGCTCGAGGGCGCCTGA
- a CDS encoding benzoate-CoA ligase family protein, producing MRFDDDLNLASYFLFERIAEGLGAKVALRFGERAYTYELVAHRARHVAEALRRHGVRRGERVLIVLPDMPPFAWAIFGTFHRGAVVAMGNPHAPVESIDYLIGYTRATCVITTPSIAQHVADEFPTLGRELQVVFVVPDVPTGADPEAPCDVPKHPKFFDFARAIADVTPALEPIPTHRDEPAMWLFTSGSTGEPKANVHSHRDFAYSTEMYAKRTVKYQASDVTVSVPRLFFGYATGTNLFFPFAVGATVGLFTERPTPESLIAALERYEPTVVTNVPTMLGKLLDHDESERAAGRPGLDLSSVRFSLSAGEALPEALLRRWNDRFSSDVYDGIGSAEMFHIYASNRPGDVRPGSLGRVVEGYEIRVLPEDAEGAGAVPCAPGEIGVLWVKGDSVSHGYWLDRDRSFRTFHGHWCRTGDLFSIDADGYVYFAGRADDLLKVGGQWVAPLEVEECLMRHPAVQAAAVVGITDEGLVKPKAFVVLRSGETRAHDVVEAELQDHVRAILSKHKYPRVIEFVDDLPKNDRGKVDKKALRERPSLPPLPETERSPS from the coding sequence ATGCGCTTCGACGACGACCTGAACCTCGCCAGCTACTTTCTCTTCGAGCGGATCGCCGAGGGCCTCGGGGCCAAGGTGGCGCTCCGGTTCGGGGAGCGCGCCTACACCTACGAGCTCGTGGCTCACCGCGCGCGGCACGTGGCCGAGGCGCTGCGAAGACACGGCGTCCGTCGCGGCGAGCGTGTGCTCATCGTGCTGCCGGACATGCCTCCGTTCGCGTGGGCCATCTTCGGGACCTTCCACCGTGGGGCCGTGGTGGCCATGGGCAACCCGCACGCGCCCGTCGAGTCGATCGACTACCTCATCGGCTACACCCGCGCGACGTGCGTCATCACCACGCCGTCGATCGCCCAGCACGTGGCCGACGAGTTCCCGACGCTCGGCCGCGAGCTCCAGGTGGTGTTCGTCGTGCCCGACGTGCCGACGGGGGCCGACCCGGAGGCCCCTTGCGATGTACCCAAGCATCCGAAATTCTTCGATTTTGCGCGCGCCATCGCGGACGTGACGCCCGCGCTCGAGCCCATCCCCACGCACCGCGACGAGCCCGCGATGTGGCTCTTCACGAGCGGCTCGACCGGGGAGCCCAAGGCGAACGTGCACTCCCACCGCGACTTCGCCTACTCGACCGAGATGTACGCGAAGCGGACCGTGAAGTACCAGGCGAGCGACGTGACCGTGTCGGTGCCGCGCCTCTTCTTCGGGTACGCCACGGGCACGAACCTCTTCTTCCCGTTCGCCGTGGGGGCCACCGTCGGGCTCTTCACCGAGCGGCCCACGCCCGAGAGCCTCATCGCGGCCCTCGAGCGGTACGAGCCCACCGTGGTGACGAACGTCCCGACCATGCTCGGCAAGCTCCTCGACCACGACGAGTCCGAGCGCGCCGCCGGGAGGCCGGGCCTCGATCTCTCGAGCGTGCGCTTCTCCCTGTCGGCCGGCGAGGCCTTGCCCGAGGCGCTCCTCCGGAGGTGGAACGACAGGTTCTCGAGCGACGTGTACGACGGCATCGGGTCGGCGGAGATGTTCCACATCTACGCCTCGAACCGGCCCGGCGACGTGCGCCCGGGCTCGCTCGGGCGGGTGGTCGAGGGTTACGAGATCCGCGTGCTCCCGGAGGATGCGGAGGGGGCCGGGGCCGTGCCCTGCGCTCCGGGCGAGATCGGCGTGCTTTGGGTGAAGGGCGACAGCGTGAGCCACGGGTACTGGCTCGATCGGGACCGGAGCTTCCGCACGTTCCATGGTCACTGGTGCCGCACCGGCGACCTCTTCTCGATCGACGCCGACGGCTACGTGTACTTTGCAGGTAGGGCCGACGATCTGCTCAAGGTGGGCGGGCAGTGGGTCGCGCCGCTCGAGGTCGAGGAGTGCCTCATGCGCCACCCCGCGGTGCAGGCCGCGGCCGTCGTGGGCATCACGGACGAGGGCCTCGTGAAGCCGAAGGCGTTCGTCGTGCTCCGCTCCGGCGAGACCCGCGCGCACGACGTCGTGGAGGCCGAGCTCCAAGACCACGTGCGCGCGATCCTGTCGAAGCACAAGTACCCGAGGGTCATCGAGTTCGTGGACGACCTGCCCAAAAACGATCGCGGCAAGGTCGACAAGAAGGCCCTACGCGAGCGCCCGAGCCTGCCCCCGCTCCCCGAGACGGAGAGGTCGCCGTCGTGA
- a CDS encoding U32 family peptidase, producing MALRPEVLAPAGDRDALEAAVLSGADAVYLGLSSFNARARATNFTEDDLVSAVRFAHERGTKVYVALNTLVFEHELPAVVAAISAVARAGADAIIVQDPAVALLAKAVAPTLAVHASTQMTCTDASSVRFAEELGAVRVVLARELSIDDVRVISEGTRAELEVFVHGALCVAYSGQCLTSEAIGGRSANRGACAQACRLPYDLVVDGDVRPLGGMAYLLSPEDLEASALVPELASAGVRSLKIEGRLKGPEYVASTTRLYKKAALASAGDAPPPGDEDRAVALQAYTRGSGPGFLKGTDHQRLVDGKTCDHRGLFLGTVGPTPSRPGARRTVDVQLEAPLRRGDGVLFEGKKAGEGEVGGRVWSIFRGGVDVEVAEPSERVSVWLGPDKTFVPPEPGGRVWKTSDPVAAAEARKAFEREPARLGFSVTVSGNHGELPTFTARVASGLEVSVQGDLPLAPAERPLAEAVVRDKLGKLKDTPFFLDAIELRVPERTLVPPSSMNRARRALVDELTRALGSRAHVVHDVDLGAFGAVELPPAVPPGLFVLARDLPQARAAFLAGATGVYLDFLELQGVGVALRALRAEGHEVVGVAPPRIRKPGEEKIDRYLASLEPSVTLVRGLGALHDGPLDTSLRIGDFSLNVTNAVTARYLLSRGLRAFTPSFDSDAAQVVSLLRGDLAARAEVVVHHPMPLFHTEHCVFAHLLSEGRDHRTCGRPCERHAVALRDRAGMSHPVIADVGCRNTVFHERSQSAADIVPTLVKQGVGRFRIELVRETPDDVRRVVSAYRELVAGTLSPPEVVRALRTEAGYGVVRGSLRVLASQS from the coding sequence ATGGCGCTCCGGCCTGAGGTCCTCGCCCCCGCGGGCGACAGGGACGCGCTCGAGGCGGCGGTGCTCTCCGGGGCCGACGCCGTCTACCTCGGCCTCTCGTCGTTCAACGCGCGCGCTCGGGCGACGAACTTCACCGAGGACGATCTCGTGTCGGCCGTGCGGTTCGCCCACGAGCGGGGAACCAAGGTGTATGTTGCACTGAATACGCTCGTCTTCGAGCACGAGCTCCCCGCCGTCGTCGCGGCGATCTCGGCGGTCGCGAGGGCCGGCGCGGACGCCATCATCGTGCAAGATCCGGCCGTGGCGCTCCTGGCGAAGGCCGTGGCTCCCACGCTGGCCGTGCACGCGTCGACCCAGATGACGTGCACCGACGCCTCCAGCGTGCGCTTCGCCGAGGAGCTCGGTGCGGTGCGCGTCGTGCTCGCGCGCGAGCTGTCGATCGACGACGTCCGCGTGATCTCCGAAGGTACGCGGGCCGAGCTCGAGGTGTTCGTGCACGGCGCGCTGTGCGTCGCGTACTCCGGGCAGTGTTTGACGAGCGAGGCCATCGGCGGTCGCAGCGCGAACCGAGGGGCGTGCGCGCAGGCCTGCAGGCTCCCGTACGATCTCGTCGTCGATGGCGACGTGAGGCCGCTCGGTGGCATGGCCTATCTCCTCTCGCCCGAGGATCTCGAGGCCTCGGCGCTCGTGCCCGAGCTCGCGAGCGCGGGGGTTCGCTCGCTCAAGATCGAGGGGCGGCTCAAGGGGCCCGAGTACGTGGCGTCGACCACGCGGCTCTACAAAAAAGCGGCGCTCGCGTCGGCCGGAGACGCCCCGCCCCCGGGCGACGAGGACCGCGCCGTGGCGCTCCAGGCGTACACGCGCGGCTCGGGGCCGGGCTTCTTGAAGGGCACGGACCACCAGCGGCTCGTGGATGGAAAGACGTGCGACCATCGTGGGCTCTTCCTCGGTACGGTGGGGCCCACGCCCTCGAGGCCGGGCGCGCGCCGCACCGTCGACGTCCAGCTCGAGGCGCCGCTCCGTCGCGGCGACGGCGTGCTGTTCGAGGGAAAAAAGGCCGGCGAAGGCGAGGTCGGTGGGCGCGTGTGGTCCATCTTCCGGGGCGGTGTCGACGTCGAGGTGGCGGAGCCTTCGGAGCGCGTGAGCGTCTGGCTCGGCCCGGACAAGACCTTCGTACCTCCCGAGCCGGGGGGGCGCGTCTGGAAGACGTCGGACCCGGTCGCGGCCGCCGAGGCGCGCAAGGCGTTCGAGCGTGAGCCGGCGAGGCTCGGGTTCTCCGTAACCGTGTCGGGAAATCACGGAGAGCTCCCTACGTTCACCGCGCGCGTCGCCTCGGGGCTCGAGGTCTCGGTCCAGGGAGATTTGCCGCTCGCGCCCGCCGAGAGGCCCCTCGCCGAGGCGGTCGTCCGCGACAAGCTCGGAAAGCTGAAAGATACACCCTTCTTCCTCGACGCGATCGAGCTGCGCGTCCCGGAGCGGACCCTCGTGCCTCCGTCGTCGATGAACCGCGCGCGGCGAGCGCTCGTCGACGAGCTCACGCGTGCTCTCGGGTCACGCGCGCACGTGGTCCATGACGTCGACCTCGGCGCGTTCGGAGCCGTGGAGCTGCCCCCCGCCGTGCCGCCGGGGCTCTTCGTGCTCGCGCGTGATTTGCCGCAGGCGCGCGCGGCCTTCCTCGCCGGAGCGACCGGGGTGTACCTCGATTTTCTGGAGCTCCAAGGCGTGGGCGTGGCGCTCCGCGCGCTCCGCGCCGAAGGCCACGAGGTCGTGGGGGTCGCGCCGCCGCGCATTCGCAAACCGGGCGAAGAGAAGATCGACCGGTACCTCGCGTCGCTCGAGCCGTCGGTCACGCTCGTTCGTGGGCTCGGCGCGCTTCATGACGGTCCCCTCGACACGAGCCTGCGCATCGGCGACTTCTCGCTCAACGTCACGAACGCGGTCACGGCGCGGTACCTGCTCTCGCGCGGTCTCCGAGCCTTCACTCCCTCGTTCGACTCGGACGCGGCCCAGGTCGTGTCGCTCCTGCGCGGAGACCTGGCCGCGCGGGCCGAGGTGGTCGTGCACCATCCGATGCCGCTCTTCCACACCGAGCACTGCGTGTTCGCCCACCTGCTCTCCGAGGGGCGGGACCACAGGACGTGCGGGAGACCGTGCGAGCGGCACGCCGTGGCGCTCCGTGACCGGGCCGGCATGAGCCACCCGGTGATCGCCGACGTCGGATGCCGGAACACGGTCTTCCACGAGCGCTCGCAGAGCGCGGCCGACATCGTCCCGACCTTGGTGAAACAAGGGGTCGGGCGGTTCCGCATCGAGCTCGTCCGCGAGACGCCCGACGACGTACGTCGTGTGGTCTCGGCCTACCGCGAGCTCGTCGCCGGCACGCTCTCGCCACCCGAGGTGGTCCGCGCCCTGCGCACGGAGGCGGGGTACGGCGTGGTCCGCGGCTCGCTTCGTGTGCTCGCATCCCAAAGCTGA